A genome region from Tolypothrix sp. PCC 7712 includes the following:
- a CDS encoding anthranilate phosphoribosyltransferase family protein, producing the protein MSNLFRQLLKKVGSGNHTGENLTRAEAATATKMMLLGEATPAQIGAFLIAHRIKRPTPEELAGMLDAYNELGPKLQPIAAERPVIVLGIPYDGRTRTAPISPIVALLLAAVGQPVIMHGGDRLPTKYGLPLVEIWQGLGVDWTNLPLAKTQQILEKTGIGFVYAPKHFQLNQSIWDYRDQLGKRPPLATMELIWCPYVGDVHMIPGFVHPPTEALFQETLALQNVTKYTLVKGLEGSCDLPRDRTAIIGLSSNTGVLERLHLAPRDYDFTTKNVPLETTAELLAQMQEVLAGKPTELMQTALWNGGFYLWRSGICSDMRSGIAKASELLTTGVVTAKLQELTQLVNSQEESTLKAT; encoded by the coding sequence ATGAGCAATTTATTTAGGCAATTATTAAAAAAGGTAGGCAGTGGAAATCACACAGGAGAGAATTTAACTCGTGCTGAAGCCGCCACAGCTACCAAAATGATGTTGCTAGGTGAAGCCACACCCGCCCAAATCGGGGCGTTTTTAATTGCTCATCGGATCAAGCGTCCCACGCCGGAAGAGTTAGCGGGAATGCTGGATGCCTACAATGAACTAGGGCCAAAACTGCAACCTATTGCGGCGGAGCGACCAGTAATAGTATTGGGCATACCCTATGATGGCAGAACGAGAACTGCACCCATTAGCCCGATCGTTGCTTTGCTATTAGCTGCTGTTGGTCAACCAGTGATCATGCACGGAGGCGATCGCCTACCGACTAAGTACGGACTTCCCCTGGTAGAAATTTGGCAGGGTTTAGGGGTAGATTGGACAAATTTACCACTAGCAAAAACCCAGCAAATTCTGGAGAAAACAGGAATCGGTTTTGTTTATGCTCCTAAGCATTTTCAACTAAATCAAAGTATTTGGGATTACCGCGACCAATTAGGCAAGCGCCCACCCTTGGCCACAATGGAGCTAATTTGGTGTCCTTATGTTGGGGATGTTCATATGATCCCTGGGTTTGTGCATCCGCCGACAGAAGCGCTGTTTCAGGAAACGCTAGCTTTACAAAATGTTACAAAATATACCTTAGTGAAGGGATTAGAAGGTAGTTGTGACTTACCACGCGATCGCACCGCAATTATCGGCTTATCTTCAAATACAGGAGTGCTAGAACGCTTACATCTTGCACCACGAGATTATGATTTTACTACCAAAAACGTCCCCCTAGAGACTACCGCCGAATTGCTCGCCCAGATGCAAGAAGTTTTAGCTGGTAAACCCACAGAGTTGATGCAAACAGCCTTATGGAATGGTGGATTTTACCTGTGGCGTAGTGGTATTTGTTCAGATATGCGATCTGGTATTGCCAAAGCCTCAGAATTATTAACCACTGGTGTAGTCACAGCCAAACTTCAAGAACTTACCCAATTAGTCAACAGCCAAGAAGAATCAACCCTCAAAGCTACCTAG
- a CDS encoding LysR family transcriptional regulator, which yields MRLEQLQAFLAIAETGSFQQAARKCGVTQSTISRQIQALEADLGLELFHRTTHAKLTLGGERLLPRVRKICQEWQTATEELTDLIAGKQPELCIAAIHSMCGSYLPPVLQQFCRDYPEVQLRVTSLGSDRALKVLKDGLVDLAIVMNNRFLTTGREMVVEVLYEEPIEVLTSAKHPLAQYEYIPWSELIRYPQVVFKDGYGMQRLIQDRFERLEATLQAALEVNTLDAFRGVVRQGELIALLPHSALMEARLDPTLAVRPLACNSNINASESSSLTRRVVMVTTGDRLQIPPINHFWQLVRQNIPPQINQQRSAS from the coding sequence ATGCGGCTAGAGCAGTTGCAAGCCTTTTTAGCGATCGCGGAAACCGGCAGCTTTCAACAAGCTGCTAGAAAATGTGGTGTCACTCAATCGACAATTAGCCGACAAATCCAAGCCTTAGAAGCTGATTTGGGACTAGAGTTGTTTCACCGCACGACTCACGCCAAGCTAACATTGGGCGGTGAACGTTTACTACCCCGGGTGCGAAAAATTTGTCAGGAGTGGCAAACAGCAACAGAGGAATTAACCGATTTAATTGCAGGGAAGCAACCAGAATTGTGTATTGCAGCGATTCACTCGATGTGTGGATCGTATTTGCCACCAGTATTACAACAATTTTGTCGTGATTACCCAGAGGTGCAATTGCGGGTAACTTCTTTGGGTAGCGATCGCGCTTTAAAAGTCTTAAAAGATGGACTGGTGGATTTGGCGATCGTGATGAATAATCGCTTCTTAACTACTGGTCGGGAAATGGTGGTAGAAGTACTATATGAAGAACCCATTGAGGTATTAACTTCTGCCAAGCATCCCTTAGCCCAATATGAATATATTCCTTGGTCGGAGCTAATTCGTTACCCCCAAGTGGTTTTTAAAGATGGTTATGGGATGCAACGTTTAATCCAAGATAGATTTGAGCGTTTAGAAGCTACACTGCAAGCTGCTTTAGAGGTCAATACTTTAGATGCTTTCCGGGGAGTGGTGCGTCAAGGAGAACTGATAGCTTTGCTACCCCATTCCGCACTCATGGAAGCGCGGCTAGATCCCACCCTGGCAGTACGTCCTTTAGCCTGTAATAGTAACATTAATGCATCTGAGAGTTCGAGTTTGACACGCCGGGTAGTTATGGTTACCACTGGCGATCGCTTGCAAATTCCCCCAATCAACCATTTTTGGCAACTGGTGCGACAAAACATCCCACCGCAAATTAACCAACAGCGATCGGCTTCTTAA